ccttgatgttcaatggtgttaccaacaCAGAATCCCCCACCAtcgacatcctgggggttaccattgaccaggaactctaCTGGACTCACTGCATTagcacagcggctacaagagcaggccagaatctgggaatactgtggtgagtaactcacttcctgactccccaaagcctgtctaccatctacaaggcacaagccaggagtgtgatgggatactccccacttgcctggatgggtgcagccccaacaacactcaagaagctcgacaccatccaggacaaagcagcccactaaattggcaccacatccacaagcatcccctccctccatcaccgacactcagtagcagcagtgtgtgctatctacaagatgcactgcagaaattcaccaaagatcctcagacagcactttccaaacccacgaccactgccatccagaaggacaagggcagcaggcatatgggaacactaccccctgcaagttcccctccaagccactcaccatcctgactttgcaTTAGAGTAGAGAAGTGCCTGATGACCAGCATGCacttcatgggccgaagggcctcttttgGTGCTGTAATACTCAATTATTACACCAGGAGTGGATGACATTAAtgtcactcaatctctctctctgttttttctCCTCTCCCATTCTTGTTCTCCCTCTACTTCTgtttctccctttccctttctgtccctccctctctctcttcctttatttccttttctcccctttccctatttcttcccttctctctctcattcaatctttcccactctctctttctcaatctgtctctcattctctctctctttcactgcctCACTTCTCTCTTTTCTCCTGCTCTTTCTGCTTCACTCTCCCcgtttctccctctcactccttttctctctttctccccttctctctcttcctttctctttctctccatctctgcctctctcacccactccctTCCACTCCCCTACAATATTCTCACCTTCTCTTTTTCTCCCTCCGTCTCTtttctcactctgtccatctctctctctctaactctgtgCCATTCTCTCCCGATGCAGATGAAAAGGCGAACCCCAGATTTCAGTGACCGTGAAGTGTTTTTTGATCTGGTATGGGAGGTGCAGAGCAGGCGCTTCAATGACCAGCGTTGCTCGTTCCGGAGGGTCAGGGACCGTCGGCTTTATCGATCGATGCCCTCATCCCCGCTGGACAGAGAGAATTGTAAGCACTTCGACAAACTCTCCGCTGTTCTGTGGGTCATTGCGTGCACGACTTCAAAACATTATtcccagcttggccactgctcCCCACGGAGTGCCCATGGGTATTCCGttccgtcactcatgtccctctCCCATCAGGAATGCAGGAGGCATCCTCCTGGGAGCCCACCCGAAGCACATTCAACTTcacagagagagctttactctgtatctaaccccgtgctctccctgtcctgggggtgtttgatgggggacagtgtacagggagctttactctgtatctaacccccctctccctgggagtgtttgatgggacagtgtagagggacctttactctgtatctaaccccatgtcCCTGGGAGTTGATGGGAACAatgtagagggagatttactctgtatctaacccccctgtccctgggagtgattgatggggacagtgtagagggacctttacactgtatctaacccccctgtccctgggagtgattggtggagacagtgtagagggacctttacactgtatctaacccccctgtccctgggagtgtttgatggggacagtgtagagggacctttatactgtatctaacccccctgtccctgggagtgtttgatggcggacagtgtagagggacctttactctgtatctaacccccctgtccctgggagtgtttgataggtacagtgtagagggagctttactctgtatctaaccccctgtccctgggagtgattggtggggacagtgtagagggacctttactctgtatctaacccccctGTCACTGGGAGTGTCTGATAGgtacagtgtagaaggagctttactctgtatctcaccccccgtccctaggagtgtttgatggggacagtgtagagggacctttactctgtatctaacccacctgtccctgggagtgtttgatggggacagtgtagagggagctttactctgtatctaacccccccGTCCCTGGGATTgattgatggggacagtgtagagggagctttactctgtatctaacccccgtgtccctgggagtgtttgatggggaaagtgtagagggacctttacactgtatctaatccccctgtccctgggagtgtttgatggggtcagtgtagaggaacctttactctgtatctaaccccctgtcctgggagtgactgatggggacagcgtagagggaggtttactctgtatctaacccccctgtccctgggagtgtttgatggagacagtgtagagggagctttactccgcACCTAGCCCTCTGCCCTCCCTGAGTCTCGCGTGCACTGGTGAGGAATGACTGCCATGTTTAACACTGGCTTGACCTGTGTTTGTACGCGGGGGCACACTTACAGTAGACAGTGCGCGCACCCCCGTGGGAGCACACACGCACGTGTGCGGGTGGTTGTACGCGCATATGAGCCCATGTGGCCGCGTGTGCTTTTATGTGTGAGCACGCGAGTGTGCAAGTGTGAGAGCGAGTGCACACTTtggagtgtgatggagtgtgtaCAAATGCGCCCCCATGTCTGGAAGCTGGGGAGGCGAAGTCGAAGCGAGGAGTTTAACAACTGACAATTTCTGCTGCGCTTTCTCCGCCTGCGCAGCTATCTTCGCCTCTATGTCCTCTCTGCAAACCGAGGAATTCTTCGACCTCATCGCCTGCTCCCAAAGCCGCCGACTCAATGACCAGCGAGCGGATTTTGAGGACTGCCCCACTGCCGCCCTCTGCACCCCCTTCCCTGTTGAGTATCTGGCTCCACTGGGAAGCATGGCATATCAAACGCCGAGCGGAGAGTCCCCGGCAGCTACTGTCTGCCCACGGAGCGAGCAGGCACCAGCCGATGAAGGGCACCCTGTCGCCGGCGCCGGGGAGCAGCCAGCAGGGAGCGAGCAGGGTCCGGCAGACGGAGGGAAGGCTCCAGCGGAGAGGGAGGAGCTTCCAGCGGAGAGCGGGGGCGATCCAGCAGAGGTTGAGGAGGCTCCAGCGGAGCGAGGGAAGACTCCAGCGGAGAGTGGGAAAATTCCAGCGGAGGGAGAGGCGGTTCCAGCGGAGGACGAGGTCATTCCGACCGGGAGTGAGGACAGGGCGGCAGCAGCGAGGGCGGAGATCCCAGCAGAGCGGCAGGACATCGCAGCAGAAGAAGAGGAGGCTCCACTACATCAAACCAAGTATTTAGTGCATATGTCAACAGGGAAGACGGAGCCAGATGATGAACTGTATAACACCATCTTAACACATCAGGTAGAGACATAAAAAACTTTTTGAAGGTGTAGTGGGTGGGGAGTGTAAATAGGCAGCCGTTGGGAGGGACATTGCCTGGCTGTTAAAAGCACGGGAcgtagcagcagaagtaggccattcagcccatcgaatctgctccgcCAAGCAATAAGActttggctgatctgatcattcccaaccccattctcctgccttttcctcaacATCCTTTATTCCCTCGCTGTCTCATTGAAACACCTTGTGTGCACCTAGCAACCCAGCCTAGATGACCGTCTGCACTAAAGAATTTCCCTCGGccagaagaaattgctcctcctCTCGGTCTTTAGCGGGTGGCCCCTTTACCCTGAGATGCTGCCACACCCACCCGGGGTTCTAGACTCTCCTGTGATTGGGGTGAGGTCTTCAGGATTCTCTGAAAGGGCTCAATGCGACCTTTGCGAAGGATTTTCTGTTGGGAATGAAAGGCGTGAACGCATTTGGATGGATGGAAAGCATTTTTTTCGGGAGGTAGTGGGATGGGCCGACAGGAATTCCCCCCCAAAAAAAGTGAAGGCCTGCTTTAGATGAGAAGGACAAGACAGCAATTGGGACAAAGACCATCAGAGGGCTCCCCATCTGGGTGACCCGTCCCACCACCAGATGGCAAGTGTTAGTACCCAACCCGACATGGATGCCCGATGCCCATCAGTCTTCTCCATGCTCATCATGTGGAAGGGGAGTCTGTCTGTAGCTCTCCCCTGAGTTGTGGGGGGCGGTAAGAGGActcagggagggggagggaggagggaggaatcTGGCGCACCGAGACCTCCTGCTGATTCCATGGCAGGACAGGGTGACCCAGGTGGGTAGCAGTGAAGAGTCCCTTCAGAGCACTTGTagttgggagggggaggggagttggTGAAGCTGCTGGGGACAGTCTGCCCTGATAAGAAGAACCGGATTGCCTGGAAAATGTGCTGGAATGCCGGCACGTCGGAAATGGCACTTTGCAAAGATAGAGATTCCATTTTTCGTCAGTGAAAATGTAAAAAACCGTGTCAAAACCAGGCCCAAATCAAGGGGCAGTAACAGGGTGAGGtagagggtgaggggggagtaaCATGGGTGAGGTAGTGGGTAAAGGGGCAGTAAGAGCAGTGAGGTAGTGGGTGAGGGGGCAGTAAGAACGGTGAGgtagtgggtgagggggtagtgACAGGGTGAGGTagtgggtgagggggcaggaaCAGGGATGAGATAGTGGGTGAGGGGGTAGTaacaggggtgagggagtgggtgagggggtagtAACAGGGTGAGGTAGTGCGTGACGTGGCAGtgacaggggtgagggagtgggtgagggggcagtAACAAGGGGGATATAGTGGGTGAGGGGGCATTAACAGGGTGAGATAGTGGGGGAAGGGGCAGTAACGGGTGAGGAGGTGGGTGATGGGGCAGTAACAGCgtgaggaagtgggtgagggggaagtaACAGGGGGGAGGTagttggtgagggggcagtaacaggggtgAGGAGGTGGGTGAGGGGGCAGTAACGGGGGGAGGTAGTGGGTGAAGGGACAGTGACAGGGCtgaggaagtgggtgaaggggcagtaacaggggtgagagagtgggtgagggggcagtaacagggtgaggtagtgggggaaggggcagtaacaggggtgAGGTagtgggtgagggggcagtgacaGGGGTGATGTAGGGGGTGAGGGGACAGTAACAGGGGTGAGGTAGTGggtgagggggcagtaacaggggtgaggaagtgggtgagggggcagtaacaggggggagGTAGTGGGTGACGGGGCAGTAACAGggtgaggaagtgggtgagggggcagtaacaggggtgagttagtgggtgagggggcagtaacaggggtgagttagtgggtgagggggcagtaacaggggtgaggaagtgggtgagggggcagtgacaGGGTGAGGTAGTGGGTGAAGGGGCATTGACAGggtgaggaagtgggtgagggggcagtaacaggggtgaggaagtgggtgagggggcagtaacagggtgaggtggtgggggaaggggcagTAACAGGGTGAGGAAGTGGGCGaaggggcagtaacaggggtgagggagtgggtgagggggcagtgacaGGGGTGAGGAAGTGGgcgagggggcagtaacagggtgaggtggtgggggaaggggcagtaacaggggtgagggagtgggtgagggagCAGTGACAGGggtgaggaagtgggtgagggggcagtaacaggggtgATGTagtgggtgagggggcagtgacaGGGGTGATGTagtgggtgagggggcagtgacaggggtgaggaagtgggtgagggggcagtgacaGGGGtgaggaagtgggtgaaggggcaGGAACAGGGGTGATGTGGTGggtgagggggcagtaacagggtgAGGAAGTGGGCGaaggggcagtaacaggggtgagggagtgggtgagggggcagtaacagggtgAGGAAGTGGGTGAGTGGCAGTAACAGGGTGAGTTAGTGGGTGAGGGGCCAGTAACAGGGGTGaggtagtgggggaaggggcagcgacgggtgagggagtgggtgaggggcGAATGACAGGGGTGAGGTAGTGGGTGAGGGGGCAGTAACGGGGTGAGGTAGAGGGTGAAGGGGCAGTAACAGCGGtgaggaagtgggtgaagggacagtgacaggggtgagggagtgggtgaaGTGGCAATAACAGGgatgagagagtgggtgagggggcagtaacagagtGAGGTAGAGGGGGaaggggcagtaacaggggtgAGGTAAGTGGGTGAGGGGACAGTGACAGGGGTGAGGAAGTGCGTGAGGGGGCAGTAACAGCGGTGAGGTAGTGCgtgagggggcagtaacaggggtgAGGTAGTGGGTGAGGGGGCAAtaacagggatgaggaagtgggtgagggggcagtaacaggggtgagggaatgggtgagggggcagtaacagggtgAGGTagtgggtgagggggcagtgatggggtgaggaagtgggtgagggggcagtaacaggtgtgaggaagtgggtgaaggggcaataacagggatgaggaagtgggtgagggggcagtaacaggggtgagggaatgggtgagggggaagTAACAGGGGTGAGGTAGTGGGTGAAGGGGCAGTAAGAGCGGTGAGATAGTGGCTGAGGGGGCAGTAACAGCGGTGAGGTAGTGGCTGAGGGGGCAGTGAcggggtgagtgagtgcgtgagggggcagtgacagggtgagttagtgagtgagggggcagtaacaggggtgaggaagtgggtgaagggaCTGTGACGGGGTGAGGAAGTGGGTGAGCGGGCAGTAACAGTGGGtgaggaagtgggtgaagggaCAGTGACGGGGTGAGGAAGTGGGTGAGCGGGCAGTAACAGTGGGtgaggaagtgggtgaagggacagtgacggggtgaggaagtgggtgagggggcagtaacagggtgAGGTCGTGGGTGAGGGGGCTGTAACAGGGCTGAGGAAGTGggtgaaggagcagtaacaggGGTGAGGTCATGGGTGGAGGGGCAATGATGGGTGAGTAGTGGACGAAGGGGCAATGAGGTGGGGTAGTATGTGTAGGGGCAATGATGATGTGTAGTACGTGAAGGGGCAATGGTGGAGGTTAGAGGGTGAAGACACAATGATGGGATGTAGTGGGTGAGGGGGCAATGACAAGGATTAGTGGGTGAAGGGGCGTTGATGGGGTAGTGGGTGACGGGGCAGTGATGGCAGGTAGTAGGTGAAGGGCAATGATAGGGATTGTGGGTCAAGTGGCCGTTGTGGCACAGTGGGTGAATGGGTTCTGCAGGGTAATGGGTGATGGGGCTGTTTAGGGGTTCATGTGTGACGGGGCAGATTGGGGTGTAGTGGGTGAGGGGGCAGTTAGGGGCAGGGTAGTGTGTTGGTGAATAGCAGACATCTCCTTTGAGTGTCCTACTATTAGTGTATTAATATtattattatattatattataatAAATATTAATATTATTACTATCAGTCCTAATATTAGTGCTTGAGATTTCTCCCTGAAAAGGAGGGTGTGGGGGCAGGCATCCCTAGGATTTGCCCTTCTCATCACCACCCCCTCCCACTGACCTCCCACAAATACCTCCAGTACCTTTTCCACATTTACAAAATAATTAGTGCACaattttggttttaaaaatgtTCCTGGGATTTTCTGACATCTGTCGACCAGTCAGGATGGAAAAGCCAAGCAGCTGCGAGACTAGACCACTCAGCCCTACGAACCtgctctcccattcctcagctcCATATTCCTGCATATCTCTCCAATAATCTTCTCCAGTGGACCTCAAGAATATATTTACCTCGGCCTTTAAcaataaaagttaacatttctgcaTCTGacaccttctgaggaagggaattccaaagactgtcaGCCTTCTGAGTGCAAGAAATGTTAttttcatctctctcttaaaCAGATATCGCCTTCTTTCTACACTATGCCCCCCCccttagattctcccacaagaggaaccaTGTCACATCCATCTGGTCAAGTCACCTTAAATGTTTCAGTTCAATCAATCTCTAACTCCTCTAAACTCCCAGGGATACAGGCTTAGCCTGTCTAGCTTATCAATGTGTGACAATCTCCTCATTCCAGTTATTAGTCTAGTGAACtatctctgaacagcttccaatgCATCAACATCCTTCTGTACGTGCAGTGTACTGCAATtgcagtctcaccagtgccctgtataattgcagcataaCTCCCTCCTCTTACATTCAATTCCCCTTCACAATAAGACCTAACATTTCACTGGTCTTCCTGTTGACCTTCTGTACCCGCATACTATTCTTTAGTGATTCGTGCACTAGGATACCTACAGATGTTCTAAACAGGGCttgttggggaggggagggaagaaaTGTGGAGGGTATAATAGGCACTTCATGTAACTTATGCTCAGTTATCTCCTTTAGCCTCTCAATGGCCTCAGATTGAGGGGCATCAGAGAGCGCCCGTCCCAgcaatttagatgaatgtgaggtgctgcattttggaaaggcaaattagggcaggaattaacagtaaggtcctggggagcattGCCAAACAAGGACAGcttggagtgcagcttcataAACCTTGAAAGCAGGGTCGCAGGCAGACAGGATGGTGGAGAAAGCTTGCcgttatcggtcagtgcattgattttTGGAGTCGGGAGTTGGCAGCTGTGCTGGACATTTGTAAGGCCTCTTTTGGAATGcagtattcaattctggttgccctgctgtgggaaagatgttattaaacttgaaagggttcagaaaagatttaggaggatgttgccagagtcgGAGgggttgagctacagggagaggctgaataggctggggctattttccctggagcgtcggaggctgaggggtgaccttgtagaggtttacaaaatcatgaggggcatggatagagtgaataatcaAGGCCATTTTGCCCAGTGTGAGGGTGAcaaaaaccagaggacataggtttaaggtgagaggggaaaggtttgaaacggacctaaggggcagctttttcacacagagggtggtgcgtgtatggaatgagctgccagagaaagtgtggaggctggtacagttacaacatcgaAAAGGTGTCTggacatgtacatgaataggaagggttcagaggaatatgggccaaacgctggcaagtgggactagattaatttcggatctctgatcagcatgggtgagttggaccgaagggtctgtgtccatgctgtacagctctatgactgcaGGAGCCAGCTCCCTTTGCTGGGGAATGGGTGACAGTCACACACCTCAAGAGTGGTCCACTTCCGTCATGTCATTCCTACATCATATTAACCCCGTCTGGGATTGAGGGCGTTGAAGCAAAGGGGCTTGAGAGGCTTACACACgttgggggagggtggtgtgcAACGAGGGGGTGTGAgggtctgaataggctggggaccTTTTCTCTAGAAAGCAGAAGGGCTGGGGGTTTTACTCGGAGTTTAAGGCCTCCCCACTTACCCTTCATCATCAGGACtcatttaaaatgagaaaaggtCAATCGAAATAACACGCGGTCTTCAGTCAGCACCGCTGTCGCAATAAAAagccaaagaactgcggatgctgtaaatcaggaacaaaaacagaagttgccgaaaaaactcagcaggtcgggcagcatctgtgaaggaaaaaagaagaGGGTTAAttaagggtcactagacccgatatgttaactctgatcttttttcttcacagacgctgctggacctgccgagcttttccagcaacgtctgtttttgaACTTATAATCGTAGATGTGTGATTGTGCCTGATTGGCTTATCAGAGTGAAATGAGGATTTATCAGGCAGGATCTGTAAAGGGGAACCAGCGAATGTTCTCTTTGGATTAAAAAGGCATTCATTTCAATGCCAGATGAAAGTTTACGACATGAGGGAAAAGTCCCATGGTGTTTGTGGGTGATACGTTGGCACTAATAGAGAATTGATCAATGTGAGGAAGCAAGAAGCTGGCGACAATTTCAGTTTGGCAGCTGCAACTTGTGAAggaccacagggatcagtgtttgtgATCTGTATTAATCGGTCTCAAATTTGCCCGCAAATGTTGACAGAGCGCCCTGGAAAATTTAATGACGGCGGAACGCTGGAGCAGTCACTCCATAAGTGAAACAGAGAATTTTTGAGATGCTGTTGTTGAAATCACagactgggtctatctccctttCCTTGAAGCTATTTCAATTATGAAACCAGCCAACTGGGAAGAGAAACAGACTGACAGGAGGAAAAACGAGCAGTTAAGGACATATCGTAGAATCCGTACAATGTGGAACCATGCCACTTGGcccacaatgaccctccaaagagcgtcccactcagacccacactccctacccttgtaaccctgcatttccccatggctaacccaacaagcctgaacatccctgcacactatggggcaatgcagcatggccaatccagcctaacctgcccatttttggactgtggcacACAGGCACAGTGAGAATGCACaaattccactcagtcagtggaatcgaacctaggtccctagcgctgtgaggcagcagtgctaaccgctgagccaccgtgccaccacatGCAGGAGTTGGAGCCCCCTTTTTGCTGCAAAGCAGAGAGAAACATTTTAAACTCGTCACCAATGTAGTAGTTCGCTaacggaaacag
The genomic region above belongs to Stegostoma tigrinum isolate sSteTig4 chromosome 34, sSteTig4.hap1, whole genome shotgun sequence and contains:
- the LOC125467682 gene encoding fibrous sheath CABYR-binding protein-like isoform X2, which produces MDAVDPADTDGERGMAVVQLSDPTRPCSSSDWPQEYFTEVVGGEWLLDHSEITAEHRDTISEGMRGGQSDGVDQNVTPPVPTCSESKCPTEPCLMKRRTPDFSDREVFFDLVWEVQSRRFNDQRCSFRRVRDRRLYRSMPSSPLDRENSIFASMSSLQTEEFFDLIACSQSRRLNDQRADFEDCPTAALCTPFPVEYLAPLGSMAYQTPSGESPAATVCPRSEQAPADEGHPVAGAGEQPAGSEQGPADGGKAPAEREELPAESGGDPAEVEEAPAERGKTPAESGKIPAEGEAVPAEDEVIPTGSEDRAAAARAEIPAERQDIAAEEEEAPLHQTKYLVHMSTGKTEPDDELYNTILTHQSASARIEDQRCDPPAYSTQALFDLLQRMQEQRMDEQRAHLPPGLAPRRAAARVQEERRPSIFSPLLKGMSQRRANSN
- the LOC125467682 gene encoding uncharacterized protein LOC125467682 isoform X1, whose translation is MDAVDPADTDGERGMAVVQLSDPTRPCSSSDWPQEYFTEVVGGEWLLDHSEITAEHRDTISEGMRGGQSDGVDQNVTPPVPTCSESKCPTEPCLGGHSDGDREGSEATAAQSTDAPSQGGQASPPDEPAGGRQEDRGCQAREGCNLGSAKPRRRSLSLLDTSDRYSTMKRRTPDFSDREVFFDLVWEVQSRRFNDQRCSFRRVRDRRLYRSMPSSPLDRENSIFASMSSLQTEEFFDLIACSQSRRLNDQRADFEDCPTAALCTPFPVEYLAPLGSMAYQTPSGESPAATVCPRSEQAPADEGHPVAGAGEQPAGSEQGPADGGKAPAEREELPAESGGDPAEVEEAPAERGKTPAESGKIPAEGEAVPAEDEVIPTGSEDRAAAARAEIPAERQDIAAEEEEAPLHQTKYLVHMSTGKTEPDDELYNTILTHQSASARIEDQRCDPPAYSTQALFDLLQRMQEQRMDEQRAHLPPGLAPRRAAARVQEERRPSIFSPLLKGMSQRRANSN